Proteins encoded by one window of Labrus bergylta chromosome 2, fLabBer1.1, whole genome shotgun sequence:
- the LOC136181175 gene encoding serine-aspartate repeat-containing protein G-like, giving the protein MLSDSDPSATPDNMEDSSPDNVEDSSPDNMEDSSPDNVEDSSPDNVEDSSPDNVEDSSPDNVEDSSPDNMEDSSPDNMEDSSPECFLSSLDGLLLFSY; this is encoded by the coding sequence atgctctcagattcagatccatcagcaacccctgacaacatggaggactcgtcccctgacaacgtggaggactcgtcccctgacaacatggaggactcgtcccctgacaacgtggaggactcgtcccctgacaacgtggaggactcgtcccctgacaacgtggaggactcgtcccctgacaacgtggaggactcgtcccctgacaacatggaggactcgtcccctgacaacatggaggactcgtcccctgagtgtttcctgtcctctctcgatggtcttcttctcttcagttattaa
- the LOC136181076 gene encoding uncharacterized protein has protein sequence MMVNYVLQDGSQSPMNLSISRTMEQDPQSTSVSQIEGSDATGLNKVGVNISIVDYTDSDESQTPSRNPVHVNRCFQISSPSSASDYELSLSKKGYHQVPIPRLRRTKSIQMKNWIDLDSDELFDSTSADSGEEYIPKTSEDSDGTDISEVLGPVKQRESQRDSLLQRHVDDIEDSVFSPTEASASSKQLVYRGRSPLRKRCSRGTRRKRQRLTSVSCATTPTRSGNSSKLSEIGDTGSLLENSIPDLDQNLPDSASSLLTEDRDSDDSLVIPTICKKENRSRIYNKKQFCLYCKLGVVKIARHLERAHPNTTEVAEALSFPKRSKERQMHLEHLRNRGNFAHNVEVLNSGVGNLVPRRQPRQDSKAQDFMHCTYCQGFYARKLLWRHMIICKFKPNVPGKPGKTRVQALCAFTTPPPPGVKQELWRLITNMVQDEVSSAVKSDACIMEYGEHLFNRLGYDAGKHEYIRQKCRELGRLLLCSRKTTSLKTIQDHIKPANFMQVVQAVKCVAGYDSEKHAYKCSSLALKIGHSLTKISLLVESRANVQNNYSVAKDARTFRRVYEARWNEMISAASLRTLQESKWNTPLLLPFTKDVQTLHSFLDVQQKHIHAKLSTEASSQTWTQLAKITLTQVILFNRRRAGEVSKIPLSAYLANNVSDPREDVSEALSALEKKLCQHFRRIETRGKRGRKVPVLLTPAMQQALDLLVSKRHECGVPQENKYLFARPTAFTCYRGSDSLRHFAKVCGATSPESLTSTKLHKQTGTLSQVLNLSNTELDQLADFLGHDIRVHRQFYRLPEGTLQLAKISKVLMALEKGRLAEFKGKTLDEISIDPEENVHPDSDAEVEPDKHESRVTSSQREENEASDVGHSNASPQQNRSDASPQQNRSDASPQQNRSDASPQHPQSSKRERARQPAKKRMWENEEILAIEKHMMSFIIKCRVPGKSDCDKCLEQEKL, from the exons ATGATGGTTAATTATGTTCTTCAGGATGGAAGCCAATCTCCTATGAACCTCTCAATCTCTAGAACCATGGAGCAGGATCCTCAGAGCACTTCTGTTTCCCAGATTGAg GGCTCTGATGCAACCGGTCTGAACAAAGTTGGAGTAAATATTTCCATTGTCGACTacacagattctgatgaatctCAGACTCCATCTAGGAATCCTGTTCATGTTAACAGATGTTTTCAG ATATCAAGTCCAAGTTCTGCCTCTGACTATGAACTCAGCCTCTCCAAAAAGGGTTACCACCAAGTTCCTATCCCTAGGCTTAGGAGGACCAAAAGCATACAG ATGAAAAACTGGATTGATTTGGATTCGGATGAGCTTTTTGACTCAACCTCAGCTGACAGTGGAGAGGAATATATCCCAAAGACCAGTGAAGATTCTGATGGTACAGACATCAGTGAAGTTCTTGGGCCcgtcaaacagagagagagccagagagacagTTTGCTTCAAAGGCATGTGGATGACATTGAAGATagtgttttttccccaacagAAGCAAGTGCCTCTTCAAAACAGTTGGTTTATAGAGGACGCTCACCCTTAAGAAAGAGATGCAGCCGTGGTACAAGACGTAAAAGGCAACGTTTAACTAGTGTGTCCTGTGCTACAACACCAACTAGGAGTGGTAACTCATCAAAACTGAGTGAAATAGGAGACACTGGTTCCCTGTTAGAAAACTCAATTCCAGATCTGGACCAGAATCTTCCTGACAGTGCCTCTTCACTCCTTACAGAAGATAGAGATTCTGATGATTCACTCGTCATACCTACCATCTGTAAAAAGGAGAACCGGTCAAGAATATACAACAAAAAGCAGTTTTGTCTTTACTGTAAGTTGGGAGTTGTTAAAATTGCAAGACATTTGGAGCGGGCTCATCCCAATACGACAGAGGTTGCAGAGGCTTTATCCTTTCCTAAACGctcaaaagaaagacaaatgcATCTGGAACATTTGAGAAACAGAGGCAACTTTGCACACAATGTTGAAGTATTAAATTCCGGTGTTGGAAATCTTGTTCCTCGCAGGCAGCCAAGACAGGACTCCAAAGCACAAGATTTTATGCATTGTACATATTGTCAAGGGTTTTATGCAAGGAAACTTCTTTGGCGGCACATGATCATCTGCAAGTTCAAGCCTAATGTTCCAGGCAAACCAGGCAAAACCCGTGTCCAGGCTCTCTGTGCATTTActacaccaccaccacctggTGTCAAACAAGAACTTTGGAGATTGATAACCAATATGGTACAAGATGAAGTTTCTTCTGCAGTCAAATCTGATGCCTGTATCATGGAGTATGGTGAGCATCTGTTTAACCGACTTGGTTATGATGCTGGCAAACATGAGTACATTCGGCAGAAATGTAGAGAGCTTGGAAGGCTTCTGCTCTGCTCAAGGAAAACCACTTCCTTAAAGACTATTCAAGACCACATCAAACCTGCGAACTTTATGCAAGTTGTGCAAGCTGTGAAATGTGTGGCAGGCTATGACAGTGAAAAACATGCTTATAAGTGCTCAAGTCTTGCTCTCAAAATTGGACATAGCTTGACTAAGATTTCTCTTCTTGTTGAAAGCCGTGCCAATGTACAGAACAACTACAGTGTGGCAAAAGATGCTCGTACCTTCCGCAGAGTATATGAGGCCAGATGGAACGAGATGATATCAGCTGCATCTCTAAGAACTCTTCAGGAATCCAAGTGGAATACCCCTCTGTTGCTTCCATTCACAAAAGATGTCCAGACCTTGCATTCTTTTTTGGATGTTCAACAAAAGCACATCCACGCAAAATTATCGACAGAGGCATCCTCGCAGACATGGACACAGCTGGCAAAGATCACTTTGACACAAGTTATTTTGTTCAACCGAAGAAGAGCAGGGGAGGTGTCCAAAATTCCCCTGTCTGCATATCTGGCTAACAATGTATCAGACCCTCGGGAAGATGTCAGTGAAGCTCTGTCTGCATTAGAAAAGAAACTCTGCCAACACTTCAGAAGGATTGAGACAAGAggaaaaaggggaagaaaagtTCCTGTGCTTTTGACCCCAGCAATGCAGCAAGCATTGGATCTGCTGGTGAGCAAACGGCATGAATGTGGGGTTCCTCAGGAGAACAAGTACTTATTTGCAAGACCAACTGCTTTTACCTGCTACCGTGGTTCTGATAGCCTTAGACATTTTGCCAAGGTCTGTGGTGCAACAAGTCCTGAAAGTCTAACCTCGACAaaactgcacaaacaaacaggaacactATCTCAAGTTCTCAACCTCAGTAATACAGAGCTGGATCAGTTAGCAGATTTTCTCGGCCATGATATAAGAGTGCATCGGCAGTTCTACAGACTTCCTGAGGGCACCCTCCAACTTGCTAAAATAAGCAAAGTTCTCATGGCTCTGGAAAAAGGACGCCTGGCAGAATTTAAGGGAAAGACCCTCGATGAAATCAGCATTGACCCTGAGG AGAATGTGCATCCTGACAGCGATGCTGAGGTGGAGCCAGACAAACACG AAAGTCGGGTCACATCTAGTCAGAGGGAGGAGAACGAGGCATCAGATGTGGGCCATAGCAATGCCTCACCACAGCAGAACCGTAGCGATGCCTCACCACAGCAGAACCGTAGCGATGCCTCACCACAGCAGAACCGTAGCGATGCCTCACCACAGCACCCTCAGTcatcaaaaagagaaagag CTCGTCAGCCTGCCAAGAAAAGGATGTGGGAGAACGAGGAGATCCTTGCCATTGAGAAGCACATGATGTCCTTCATCATCAAATGTCGTGTTCCTGGGAAAAGCGACTGCGATAAGTGCCTTGAACAGGAAAAA CTGTGA